The stretch of DNA TTACTTGGATTTTTTTTTGGAGGTGAAAGAAGTGATCACCAAAAGGAAAAGAGATGCAAGAAGACAAATAGAGATGGTAGCAATAGAGGATTTGGTGCCGGAAGACCATTTAGTAAGAAAAATAGAAGCAGCAATAAAATTTGATTTCATATATAAGTTAGTAGAAGATAAGTACTCACAGGATAATGGAAGACCAAGTATAGATCCAGTAGTATTGATAAAAATAGTGCTGATACAATATATATTCGGAATAAGATCCATGAGACAGACAATAAAAGAAATAGAAACCAATGTGGCATATAGATGGTTTTTAGGATATGGATTACATGAGAAGATTCCACATTTTTCAACATTTGGAAAGAATTACGAGAGAAGATTTAGAGGGACAGATATATTTGAAAAGATATTTAAACACATATTAGAAGAGGCAATAAAAAATAATTTAATAAATGCAGAGGAGATATTCATAGATGCAACTCATGTAAAAGCAAATGCAAATAAGAAAAAATACATAAAAAAAATAATTGAAAAAGAAACAAAATCATACAAGGCTAAATTAGAAGCAGAAATCAATGAAGATAGAAAAAAACACGGGAAAAAGTCATTAAAACCTAAAAAAGAAGAACCTAAAAAGAAAGAAACAAAGGAAAGTACAACAGATCCGGAAAGCGGAATGTTAAATAAACAGGGAAAAGAAAAGATGTTTGCATATTCCTATCATGCAGCAAGTGATAGGAATGGGTTTGTATTAGGAGTAAAAGTAACAGGGGCAAATATCCATGACAGTGAAATGTTTGAAGAAGTATTAGAAGAAGCGATAAAAAATACAAATAAAAAGCCAAAAGCAGTTGCAATAGATGCAGGATATAAAAAAGGATTCATAATAAAATCAATATTTGAAAAAGGAATAATACCAGTAGTACCATACACAAGACCAATAGGAAGAAAAGGAATGATGAATAAAAGAAAATTCAAATATGATAAAGAAAGAGACGTATATATATGTCCTCAAGGAGAGGAATTAAAATATGTAACAACCACTAGAGAAGGATATAAAGAATATAAATCGGATAGA from Marinitoga sp. 1197 encodes:
- a CDS encoding IS1182 family transposase, whose protein sequence is MITKRKRDARRQIEMVAIEDLVPEDHLVRKIEAAIKFDFIYKLVEDKYSQDNGRPSIDPVVLIKIVLIQYIFGIRSMRQTIKEIETNVAYRWFLGYGLHEKIPHFSTFGKNYERRFRGTDIFEKIFKHILEEAIKNNLINAEEIFIDATHVKANANKKKYIKKIIEKETKSYKAKLEAEINEDRKKHGKKSLKPKKEEPKKKETKESTTDPESGMLNKQGKEKMFAYSYHAASDRNGFVLGVKVTGANIHDSEMFEEVLEEAIKNTNKKPKAVAIDAGYKKGFIIKSIFEKGIIPVVPYTRPIGRKGMMNKRKFKYDKERDVYICPQGEELKYVTTTREGYKEYKSDRLICEMCPLLDKCTSSKDKIKRIARHIWEDEIEKADKIRLSEYGKEVYSRRKETIERVFADLKEKHSMRWTTLRGKEKVSMEALLVFAAMNLKKMAIWLWRNRKGTSNFSKKLQNFLLALQKIKKNFSILYFKDKKYLSA